The following are from one region of the Penaeus chinensis breed Huanghai No. 1 chromosome 5, ASM1920278v2, whole genome shotgun sequence genome:
- the LOC125025946 gene encoding 5-hydroxyisourate hydrolase-like has translation MSSNPEAARLQVIQSHLSQQSNIVSPTTVGTSMAGNPLTSHVLDTATGRPAANMKLSLHRLQNAVWEEIAIKATNSDGRAGQFLSQEAFTPGTYKMFFDTGDYFRQQGTTGFYPYVEIVFVIEKPEEHYHIPLLLSPYGYSTYRGS, from the exons ATGTCCTCGAACCCTGAAGCAGCTCGACTCCAAGTCATTCAGAGCCACTTGTCTCAGCAGTCTAAT aTTGTATCACCAACTACTGTAGGAACTTCAATGGCAGGCAATCCACTAACCAGTCATGTGTTGGACACAGCAACAGGCCGGCCAGCAGCTAACATGAAATTATCACTACACAGGCTTCAAAATGCAGTTTGGGAAGAAATAGCCATTAA GGCAACAAACAGTGATGGTCGTGCAGGGCAATTCCTCTCCCAAGAGGCCTTTACTCCTGGGACCTACAAGATGTTCTTTGACACTGGCGATTATTTCAGGCAGCAAGGAACCACAGGATTCTACCCATATGTGGAG attgtatttgttattgaaaAGCCGGAAGAACATTACCATATTCCTCTTCTCTTAAGTCCGTATGGATACTCTACCTACAGAGGCAGCTAA